A segment of the Cohnella algarum genome:
TTTCGCCTATTTCCGGCAGTCGCCGTTATCGCCTTGGCGCCTGCGGGAGATGACCGCGGATCCCGCCTAATGACTCGCAATCTTCCGGTTCCCGGCGGGCTTCTCTTGCTTGATCTCTTCAGGCAACCGCTCGGAAATTCCAGGCACTTCTCGCGGCGAATATTCGATTTCGTCGGAGGAGTATACCGTGACGAAAACCCGGCCCCCTCCCGTAAAGGTACGAATCAGAACCGGCTGATTGTACGGATTGAGGAAAACGAAGTCCGGTCCGCCCCAGCTAACCGTGGCATCCCGACCGGGCGGCACGTAGGGGACGTTCCGGCTATGCGAATAGCGTTTGACAATCGTAAGTCCCGCCCGGTCGATCGCATTAAACAGCGTGGAGGATACTTGACAAATGCCGCCGCCGATCCCTTACGACAATTCGCCCCGCACGATAATCGGCGCGGGCAAATATCCTCTCGAGATCGTGCGAATGCCGACGGCCCGATTGAAGGAAAACGTCTCCCCCGGGAACACGACGGTGTTGTTGATCGCTTTGGAGGCCAGGCCGATGTTGTGGGACCGGTTTTTGTTTCGCGAATTAAAATAGGTGACGTAGTGGCCGATCGGCTTCTCTCGAAGCGGCGCCAGCAGCTCGCTGTCGACCCGCGGATAAACCGCCGTCCGCGGCACTTCGATCGAGGGAGATCCGCTGCCGAAGAGCGAATCGTAAAATTTTTCGGCAAATCGGTTGCGATCCAGCCTGTAACCGACTTTTTCCGGCACAATTTGCCCGCTCTCGCCGATCGTGGCATTTTGCGGCCGTTCGTAGACGCGCTCGTGCAGACGTTCAAGCAGCCGCTCGAATTTTTCCGGGTCGACGATTGGCAGGGCGGGCAATAATTCGTAGTCGGCACGCTTGACGTTTTCCACGATTTGTTCCTTGTACCGGATCGAGAAACTGTCGGGAAGCGGCGCGGAAAGCAGGAGCAGCGCCCAGGATATCGTTAACCATTTCAATTTCGGATAGCACCTTTCGTTAGGATAATCACAACGATACGGTTTCCCAAACGGCTGCCTTCCATTCATTTCCCTTTATTTCGTTTCTCGTTTCCTCCAGGCTTTCTTTGGCCAGTCCTTTCAACTGCGTCAGCATCTCTCGGGTTTCCCCGCCGGACTTCAACCGGTAAACCTCAAGCTGCATAAGCAAGGCGCTCAGCTTGTGTCCGACGGAATCGTGGATTTCCCGTCCGACATAAGCCCGTTCCTCCTGCCTGGCCGCTTCTTCATCCGAAATCAGCCTGCGCTTCAACCGCCGGTATTCGCTTAGCAGCGCTTCGCCGCGCGCGGCCGTCTCCTCCCGCTCGGAAAGCAAAACGCGAAATTGGATCAGAGCGACAGCGGAAATCGCCGTAAATAAAACGAGAAAGAGGAGCGGCAGGCTCGGATAACCGGCCAAAACCGGCAAAAACGCTGCCAGGACGGCAAAAGCGCCCGCGACCGCCGCCCCGGCGGACTTCAGGCTGTATGCCGCATGGCCGACAAGCAGCGCGAACAAGATGAGCGGGTACGGATTCGGAGGACCGTCGGCTGCGGGCCAGAGCGCGACGGCGGCGAGCAAAGCCGCAAGGCTCGTTGCGAACGTCAACAGCGCCGGCCTTTCCCGAATTAACGGCAAAAGAAAGTAAACGGCAAAAAACATGGCGCTCAGCAGCAAGCGCCATGCGATCTCGCGTTCTAGCGGATAAATGTGCAGCATCGCCCCCAGCCACGCCGCGATCAAGAAAATCAGCCAAAGCCAATACGAACGCATTTTTCCTCCCGTGGGCTTGCGGCAAGCTTCTGCCCGCCTCGACGTATGGTTTCGACGCGGCCCGGGCGGGTTCCTGCTTCCTTGCCCCGATTATGAAAACGGGGAGCGTACCGGGTGACGGCCGGTTACCAAATCGTCAGCTTTTTCTCCGCGGGAGTGCGCGGTTTCGGATTCGGCGCCTTGTCGAAGTATCCGATATGCAAAATGCCGACGATTTGTTCTCCTTCCTTGACGCCAAGGCCTTCGCGGAAAACGGGAGAGCGGATGAACTCGAAGGTCGTCCAGGTCATGCCAAGCCTTCGCTCCCACCCGAGCAGCTGCATGTTCTGCATCAGGCAGCAGACGGCCGCGAAATTCTCCTCCCGCTTATGTTCGTTTTTCTCCTCCTTCATCACGACCACCAGGCTGGCGGGAATTTCGGCCATCTTCTTCTTCATCAATTCCTTTAATTTCGCCGGAAGCAGCTTCATCCGCATCATATTGCCGGAAGCGTTCACCGCCAAATCGGCCAGCCTTTCCCGCCCTTCCGGGCTTTCGATCAAAATAAACCGCCAAGGCTCCCGAAGCCCGTGATTCGGCGCCCATACCGCATCGTTCAGCAATTCCAGAATCAGCTCTCGGGATACCGGCAGCCGGTTGAACGAGCGGATGCTCCTTCTCTCCCTTACGGTTTGCGCGACGCTC
Coding sequences within it:
- a CDS encoding nitroreductase family protein translates to MSVAQTVRERRSIRSFNRLPVSRELILELLNDAVWAPNHGLREPWRFILIESPEGRERLADLAVNASGNMMRMKLLPAKLKELMKKKMAEIPASLVVVMKEEKNEHKREENFAAVCCLMQNMQLLGWERRLGMTWTTFEFIRSPVFREGLGVKEGEQIVGILHIGYFDKAPNPKPRTPAEKKLTIW
- a CDS encoding histidine kinase, with product MRSYWLWLIFLIAAWLGAMLHIYPLEREIAWRLLLSAMFFAVYFLLPLIRERPALLTFATSLAALLAAVALWPAADGPPNPYPLILFALLVGHAAYSLKSAGAAVAGAFAVLAAFLPVLAGYPSLPLLFLVLFTAISAVALIQFRVLLSEREETAARGEALLSEYRRLKRRLISDEEAARQEERAYVGREIHDSVGHKLSALLMQLEVYRLKSGGETREMLTQLKGLAKESLEETRNEIKGNEWKAAVWETVSL